One Campylobacter concisus DNA segment encodes these proteins:
- a CDS encoding 4Fe-4S dicluster domain-containing protein — MKKHKFVIADSKRCIGCATCMAACFKSAYERGKLSRARLSVLREASGVMPTQCRQCDDGPCANVCPTGALRFNDNCIELHEEICIGCKMCTIACPYGAISSSAELMPSVNYAVEPKYYLEVESQSGAKNIAVKCDMCFGRENGPACVDVCPTSALIMVDPEEGKHKLGKRIDYEAANKFATKILNGQGA; from the coding sequence ATGAAAAAACATAAATTTGTGATTGCCGATTCTAAACGCTGCATAGGATGTGCGACCTGTATGGCTGCATGTTTTAAAAGTGCTTATGAACGCGGCAAACTATCACGTGCAAGGCTAAGCGTCTTAAGAGAAGCTAGCGGTGTTATGCCGACTCAGTGCAGACAATGCGACGATGGCCCTTGCGCAAATGTATGCCCAACTGGAGCGTTGCGATTTAACGATAATTGCATCGAGCTTCACGAGGAAATTTGTATAGGTTGCAAGATGTGCACGATCGCTTGCCCTTATGGTGCGATAAGCTCAAGTGCAGAGCTTATGCCTTCAGTAAATTACGCTGTCGAGCCAAAATACTATCTTGAAGTAGAGTCACAATCAGGCGCAAAAAACATCGCAGTTAAATGTGATATGTGCTTTGGCCGTGAAAATGGACCAGCTTGCGTTGATGTATGCCCAACAAGTGCTCTTATAATGGTAGATCCAGAAGAGGGCAAACATAAGCTTGGCAAGAGGATAGACTACGAAGCAGCGAATAAATTTGCTACTAAAATTTTAAACGGACAAGGAGCATAA
- a CDS encoding proton-conducting transporter membrane subunit has product MTTVYMLFLVSAVVSILLYCAPKAAVKVGFGLSAISCFYAMCHFVANMGVSDSFALMDGFLYSPKFALNPLGNFFSFVVVFIGFASSVYGMSYAEEYIKKANVGVFACLFNTFILSMLLVISADNVFCFVVLWELMTLVSSFLIIVNDGKNTLKAVMVYLGIAQIGAFCITCGLLITAYYAGSFEFSAFMGVKMPFGASAAVFVLFLVGFGSKAGMWPFHVWLPQAHPAAPSNVSALMSGVMIKVALFTLVKFTLYLPLSTYFGLTILALGAASSLFGVLYALCQHDFKALLAYHSVENIGIILLGLGTGIYGVAAGNLTLAAVGFLAGCYHVVNHAIFKGLLFLCAGSVIHATHTQNMDILGGLAKKMPWTSLGMFIGIMGIAALPPVNGFVSEWFTYQGMLQGAMGEGTLVRYAFTLGVVALALTGVLVGMHLKLYAVIFAGTPRDQKIWENAKESPIGMVLGMIILMIGCVGFGLGANYIVDYIMQAVNSIAISDYKASLGAINVTSPMGSMISTPLIALVLCATMILPFIILAVMKANRDKPRETDPWACGFKYSSRMQMTGGPFTGDLRKIMQWLFRADKKVVTRNYFDAVEYHNHPKDIWWGMFYEPVIKWCVKFADKLGIVQSGYTNVYALYILLYLCVILAVGYFLV; this is encoded by the coding sequence ATGACTACGGTTTATATGCTATTTCTTGTAAGTGCCGTCGTTAGTATCTTGCTCTACTGCGCTCCAAAAGCCGCTGTTAAAGTTGGTTTTGGACTAAGTGCTATAAGCTGCTTTTATGCGATGTGTCACTTCGTTGCAAATATGGGAGTAAGTGATAGCTTTGCTCTTATGGATGGCTTTTTGTATTCGCCAAAATTTGCACTAAATCCACTTGGAAATTTCTTCAGCTTTGTCGTTGTTTTCATCGGATTTGCAAGTAGTGTTTATGGTATGAGCTATGCAGAAGAGTACATAAAAAAAGCAAATGTTGGTGTGTTTGCATGTTTGTTTAACACATTTATCCTTTCAATGCTTCTAGTAATTAGCGCTGATAATGTATTTTGCTTTGTTGTTTTATGGGAGCTTATGACTCTTGTATCATCATTTCTTATCATCGTCAATGACGGTAAAAATACACTTAAAGCGGTTATGGTATATCTTGGTATCGCACAAATCGGTGCATTTTGTATAACCTGTGGCTTGCTTATCACAGCTTACTATGCAGGAAGCTTTGAATTTAGCGCATTTATGGGTGTTAAGATGCCATTTGGCGCTTCTGCTGCTGTATTTGTACTATTCTTGGTCGGCTTTGGTAGTAAGGCTGGTATGTGGCCATTCCACGTTTGGCTTCCACAAGCTCACCCAGCAGCACCATCAAACGTTTCAGCCCTTATGTCAGGCGTTATGATTAAAGTTGCTCTATTTACACTAGTTAAATTTACACTTTACCTACCACTTAGTACATATTTTGGTCTTACAATACTCGCTCTTGGTGCAGCTAGCTCACTATTTGGTGTTTTATACGCTCTTTGCCAACACGACTTCAAAGCCTTGCTTGCTTACCACTCAGTTGAGAACATAGGCATCATCTTACTAGGTCTTGGCACTGGTATTTACGGTGTTGCAGCTGGAAATTTAACACTTGCAGCAGTAGGTTTTCTAGCAGGTTGCTACCACGTAGTCAATCACGCTATATTTAAAGGTCTGCTTTTCCTTTGCGCTGGTTCAGTTATCCACGCTACTCATACACAAAATATGGACATCCTTGGTGGTCTTGCCAAAAAAATGCCATGGACAAGCCTTGGTATGTTTATAGGTATCATGGGTATCGCAGCTTTGCCTCCAGTAAATGGCTTTGTTTCAGAGTGGTTTACATATCAAGGTATGCTTCAAGGCGCGATGGGAGAAGGAACGTTAGTTAGATATGCATTTACACTTGGTGTTGTAGCTCTTGCGCTAACAGGCGTTTTGGTTGGCATGCACCTTAAACTTTACGCTGTTATCTTTGCAGGTACTCCAAGAGATCAAAAAATTTGGGAAAATGCTAAAGAGAGTCCGATAGGTATGGTTCTTGGTATGATCATCCTAATGATAGGCTGCGTTGGCTTTGGTCTTGGCGCAAACTACATAGTTGATTACATTATGCAAGCTGTAAATTCTATCGCTATAAGTGACTATAAAGCTAGCCTTGGTGCTATAAATGTAACTTCACCTATGGGCAGTATGATCTCAACTCCACTTATCGCTTTAGTCCTATGTGCGACTATGATTTTGCCATTTATCATCCTTGCTGTCATGAAAGCAAACAGAGATAAACCACGCGAAACTGATCCTTGGGCTTGTGGCTTTAAATATAGCTCACGTATGCAAATGACAGGTGGTCCATTCACTGGCGACCTTAGAAAAATTATGCAATGGCTATTTAGAGCTGATAAAAAAGTAGTTACTAGAAATTATTTTGACGCGGTTGAGTATCACAACCATCCAAAAGATATTTGGTGGGGAATGTTTTATGAGCCAGTCATTAAATGGTGTGTGAAATTTGCTGATAAGTTAGGTATCGTTCAAAGTGGTTATACAAATGTATATGCACTTTATATCTTGCTATATCTTTGTGTCATACTTGCTGTGGGCTACTTTTTAGTTTAG
- a CDS encoding respiratory chain complex I subunit 1 family protein — MQTILLMIFQVVVIVLVAPLFDGMARKLRAKLQSKQGSDFFQTYRDIIKLFRRGRTVPECSHWVFRWAPFFLFATSAAVLAAIPITYSKDTVFGAYSDIFVILYLGALLRFVFGAASMDSGNPFAATGGGREQMLGVYVEPVMIMCLIVVMLAAKTSNLVEIQEMVRTGVIGYQIPSFAVASIAFLWCMYVETGRKPFDLAEAEQELQEGVLGEYAGSDLGLVQASLILKQFAMIGLFLSIFEPWNFSNPFLAIIVFVIKTGVFYVAAVFIDNFGPRFKMTSSLRKNALGALAISFVALTLYVVGA; from the coding sequence ATGCAAACTATACTTTTAATGATATTTCAAGTAGTCGTTATCGTTTTGGTAGCTCCTTTGTTTGATGGTATGGCAAGAAAACTTAGAGCTAAACTTCAATCAAAACAAGGTAGCGATTTCTTTCAAACATATCGCGACATTATAAAGCTTTTTAGAAGAGGAAGAACCGTCCCTGAGTGCTCTCACTGGGTATTTAGATGGGCTCCATTTTTCCTTTTTGCAACTTCAGCTGCAGTGCTAGCTGCTATACCTATCACTTATAGCAAAGACACTGTATTTGGAGCATATTCAGATATATTTGTTATCCTCTATCTTGGTGCGCTACTTAGATTTGTATTTGGTGCAGCTTCAATGGATAGTGGCAACCCATTTGCAGCAACAGGTGGCGGCAGGGAGCAAATGCTTGGTGTTTATGTTGAGCCAGTTATGATTATGTGCTTAATCGTAGTTATGCTTGCAGCTAAAACATCAAATTTAGTTGAGATCCAAGAGATGGTAAGAACTGGCGTTATCGGATATCAAATTCCAAGTTTTGCCGTTGCTTCTATCGCATTTTTGTGGTGTATGTATGTTGAGACTGGTAGAAAGCCATTTGACTTAGCTGAAGCAGAACAAGAGCTTCAAGAGGGTGTTCTTGGTGAGTACGCTGGTAGCGACCTTGGCTTAGTTCAAGCATCACTTATATTAAAACAGTTTGCTATGATCGGACTTTTCCTAAGCATATTTGAGCCATGGAATTTTAGCAATCCTTTCTTAGCTATTATCGTTTTTGTGATAAAAACTGGAGTATTTTACGTCGCAGCTGTATTTATAGACAACTTTGGACCACGCTTTAAAATGACTTCATCTTTACGCAAAAATGCTCTTGGTGCACTTGCTATTTCGTTTGTTGCACTAACACTTTATGTAGTAGGAGCGTGA
- the hyfE gene encoding hydrogenase 4 membrane subunit produces MQTLDILAICMIVTSLAVFGLRSLKLSIIAYAIETLLLVSIFFLLSEKFNAEQLKTWAIVAFFTKVLFVPGILFWLIKKLGVVSEDEPVGGFFVSPVIAMGFSLALSMSIHPIFLKFSLIKEEIMLIAAGTVFMMGIFGFMLRNSFVKQILAYCLFENGIHLSLALMAYNSHELVELGILTDAIFAVIIMSVLAIRFYKAYDSLDTSKASNLRG; encoded by the coding sequence ATGCAAACACTAGATATATTAGCCATTTGCATGATCGTAACTTCGCTTGCGGTTTTTGGTCTTAGAAGCTTGAAACTCTCAATCATCGCTTATGCGATAGAGACACTACTTTTAGTTAGTATATTTTTCTTGCTATCTGAGAAATTTAACGCTGAGCAGCTAAAAACTTGGGCGATCGTTGCGTTTTTTACCAAAGTTCTTTTCGTGCCAGGAATTTTGTTCTGGCTTATCAAAAAACTTGGCGTAGTTAGCGAAGATGAGCCAGTTGGTGGATTTTTTGTAAGCCCTGTTATTGCTATGGGATTTTCTCTAGCTCTTTCAATGAGTATCCACCCTATATTTTTAAAATTCTCTCTTATCAAAGAAGAGATCATGTTAATCGCTGCTGGAACAGTCTTTATGATGGGAATTTTTGGCTTTATGTTAAGAAACTCATTTGTAAAACAAATTCTAGCTTACTGCTTGTTTGAAAACGGTATCCACCTAAGCCTTGCTCTAATGGCTTATAACTCACATGAGCTAGTTGAGCTTGGAATTTTAACAGATGCGATATTTGCTGTTATTATCATGAGCGTTCTAGCGATTAGATTTTATAAAGCTTATGATAGCTTAGATACTTCTAAAGCTTCAAATTTAAGGGGTTAG
- a CDS encoding hydrogenase 4 subunit F, with translation MDSLALILIIPLLGALILFLSPKNYAVLSGLHVLFSAATSVALLNNVLKVLSGGTFYSFDKFLFLDSLGCVFLVLIAVTGFIVNFYSIHYMRWELEDGHIHLSDLKKYYALSHVFIFTMTLSVICNNVAFMWAAIEATTLASVFLVAIHKDQKSTESGYKYIVLCSIGLAFALYATVLLYSATYSTLGDGEASMQFSSIMENAKNLNPDAAKLIFVFALIGFGTKAGLAPTHTWLPDVHAEGPAPISALLSGVLLKCAMLALLRYYAIAAQAVGFSFVEGIMIVSGTITLFVAGFFLIRQHNVKRMFAYHSIVHMGVIAFALGVGGKFGLFAAIFHCLAHSFTKALAFCTTGNIARIYGHKDMSKMGGMIKIAPITTILFGAAVCSLVGVPAFAIFVSEYNVFVGAITSGQYIAVALFAIALAVIFIADFAHFNMASFGEPKGVVVHNKEMSLFENLPLIALCALIIIFGVWHVDSFYTLVNNGVNIMMGALK, from the coding sequence ATGGATAGTTTAGCTTTAATACTTATCATACCGCTCCTTGGTGCTTTGATCTTGTTTTTAAGTCCTAAAAACTATGCAGTACTTAGCGGACTTCATGTCTTGTTTTCTGCTGCGACATCAGTGGCTTTACTTAACAATGTTCTTAAAGTTTTAAGTGGCGGAACTTTTTATAGTTTTGATAAATTTTTATTCTTAGATAGCTTAGGCTGTGTTTTCTTGGTGCTTATCGCCGTAACTGGATTTATAGTAAATTTCTACTCTATCCACTATATGAGATGGGAGCTTGAAGATGGACACATTCACTTAAGTGATCTTAAAAAATACTACGCACTAAGCCATGTATTTATCTTTACAATGACTTTAAGCGTTATTTGCAACAACGTTGCGTTTATGTGGGCAGCTATCGAGGCTACTACACTAGCTTCTGTATTTTTGGTTGCTATTCATAAAGATCAAAAATCAACAGAGAGTGGTTATAAATACATCGTTCTTTGCTCAATCGGCCTAGCATTTGCTCTTTATGCAACTGTTCTTCTATACTCAGCTACATATAGCACATTAGGAGATGGTGAGGCTTCTATGCAGTTTTCAAGCATAATGGAAAATGCTAAAAATCTAAATCCAGATGCAGCAAAACTTATCTTTGTATTTGCGCTAATTGGTTTTGGTACAAAAGCTGGTCTTGCTCCAACTCACACTTGGTTGCCAGACGTTCACGCTGAAGGTCCAGCACCTATCTCAGCATTGCTATCAGGTGTGCTTTTAAAATGTGCGATGCTTGCACTTTTAAGATACTACGCTATCGCAGCTCAAGCAGTTGGATTTAGCTTTGTTGAAGGCATAATGATCGTATCAGGAACTATCACACTTTTTGTAGCGGGATTTTTCCTAATAAGACAACACAACGTAAAAAGAATGTTTGCATACCACTCAATCGTTCACATGGGTGTTATCGCATTTGCACTTGGTGTTGGCGGTAAATTTGGTCTATTTGCAGCGATATTCCACTGCTTAGCTCACAGCTTCACAAAAGCTTTGGCTTTCTGCACAACAGGCAACATAGCAAGAATTTACGGTCACAAAGATATGAGTAAGATGGGTGGCATGATTAAGATCGCACCTATTACAACTATTTTGTTTGGTGCAGCTGTATGCTCACTAGTTGGTGTTCCAGCATTTGCTATATTTGTTAGCGAATATAACGTCTTCGTTGGAGCTATCACAAGTGGTCAATATATCGCAGTTGCGCTATTTGCTATTGCACTTGCAGTTATTTTCATAGCTGACTTTGCGCACTTTAATATGGCAAGCTTTGGCGAGCCAAAAGGTGTGGTTGTTCATAATAAAGAGATGAGTTTGTTTGAAAATTTACCTCTTATAGCACTCTGTGCCCTTATCATAATCTTTGGCGTATGGCACGTAGATAGCTTTTATACGCTAGTAAATAACGGTGTTAATATAATGATGGGAGCTTTAAAATGA
- a CDS encoding NADH-quinone oxidoreductase subunit C, giving the protein MRGDKFVEILKTKVKILEVTRQADDQITVLVDRNDLPLAVKTLYYDIGGFISTMIPNDERQINGCYALYYAISMEGSKMTEADDFAADDKCFITVKTLIPGNDPTFPSVTPLVPACVWYEREAYDMFGLVAEGLPDKRRLVLSDDWPDGLHPLRKDAMDYRYRPDPVDHRDEPDAEFLFPTGDAVVDVPLGPLHVTSDEPGHFRLFCDGDEIIDADYRLFYQHRGMEKLAENRMNYDQMGYLAERVCGICGYAHAIACIEAAEKAIKLEIPLRAQAIRVICLEIERLHSHLLNIGLACEVTGNYNAFMHIFRVREYSMELAQLVTGGRKTYGNVVMGGLRRDMTNHEIKKGLEIINKLDIQISEIWDAVLEDKRQIGRWKGVGILDRQIARDFSPVGPNMRGSGFKRDNRYDHPYDFFKQIEFEVAVEHGCDVFAREMVRYKELKSSIHIIRQCFEMMPQTPIMIDPVTMIKPENFALGHDEAPRGENVHWIMQGSAQKVYRWRCRAATYNNWPSLRYQFRGNNISDAALIVCSLDPCYSCTERVTLVDVRTKKSKILTEKDLKKFCQDGGVSKKDLR; this is encoded by the coding sequence ATGAGAGGCGATAAATTTGTTGAAATCCTAAAAACAAAGGTAAAAATTTTAGAAGTAACTCGTCAAGCAGACGATCAGATCACAGTTTTGGTTGATAGAAACGATCTTCCACTAGCTGTTAAGACACTTTATTATGATATCGGTGGCTTTATAAGCACTATGATACCAAACGACGAGCGCCAGATAAATGGCTGCTATGCGCTTTACTATGCTATCTCAATGGAAGGTAGCAAGATGACTGAGGCGGACGACTTTGCAGCTGATGATAAGTGCTTTATCACAGTTAAAACCCTTATCCCAGGAAACGATCCGACATTTCCATCAGTTACTCCACTTGTACCAGCTTGTGTCTGGTATGAAAGAGAAGCTTATGATATGTTTGGTCTAGTAGCTGAAGGACTACCTGATAAAAGACGTCTAGTTTTAAGTGATGATTGGCCAGATGGACTTCACCCACTTAGAAAAGATGCTATGGACTACCGCTACCGCCCTGATCCAGTAGATCACAGAGATGAGCCTGATGCGGAGTTTTTATTCCCAACAGGTGACGCAGTAGTCGATGTACCACTTGGACCACTACACGTTACATCTGATGAGCCAGGTCACTTTAGACTTTTCTGCGACGGCGATGAGATTATTGACGCTGACTACCGCTTGTTCTATCAACACCGCGGTATGGAGAAGCTAGCTGAAAACAGAATGAACTATGATCAAATGGGCTATCTTGCAGAGCGTGTTTGCGGAATTTGCGGTTATGCTCACGCTATAGCTTGTATAGAAGCAGCAGAAAAAGCTATAAAGCTTGAAATTCCACTAAGAGCTCAAGCTATACGTGTCATCTGCCTTGAGATCGAGCGTCTTCACAGCCACCTTTTAAATATCGGTCTAGCATGTGAGGTTACTGGTAACTACAACGCTTTCATGCATATCTTTAGGGTTCGTGAGTACTCTATGGAGCTAGCTCAACTTGTAACTGGCGGACGTAAAACATACGGCAACGTTGTTATGGGTGGCTTAAGACGTGATATGACAAACCATGAGATCAAAAAAGGCTTAGAGATCATCAACAAACTTGACATTCAAATTTCAGAAATTTGGGATGCAGTTTTGGAAGATAAACGCCAAATCGGACGCTGGAAAGGTGTAGGTATCTTGGACCGCCAAATCGCACGCGACTTTAGCCCAGTTGGTCCAAACATGAGAGGCTCTGGCTTTAAACGTGATAACCGCTACGATCATCCATACGACTTCTTCAAACAAATCGAATTTGAAGTAGCAGTTGAGCATGGTTGCGACGTTTTTGCTCGTGAGATGGTTAGATATAAAGAGCTAAAAAGCTCTATCCACATCATCCGCCAATGCTTTGAGATGATGCCTCAAACTCCGATCATGATCGATCCTGTAACCATGATCAAGCCTGAGAATTTCGCACTTGGTCACGACGAAGCACCACGTGGCGAAAATGTTCACTGGATCATGCAAGGTAGCGCTCAAAAAGTATATCGCTGGAGATGTAGGGCTGCGACATATAACAACTGGCCAAGCCTAAGGTATCAATTTAGAGGAAACAACATAAGTGACGCTGCACTTATCGTTTGCTCACTTGACCCTTGCTACTCATGCACCGAGCGTGTTACTTTGGTTGATGTAAGGACTAAAAAAAGTAAAATTTTAACAGAAAAAGACCTTAAAAAATTCTGTCAAGATGGCGGGGTTAGTAAGAAGGATTTAAGATGA
- a CDS encoding formate hydrogenlyase complex iron-sulfur subunit, with protein MMKLFDITEKYGKATYAYPFEPYIVPENFRGQPDYTYDLCIGCAACGVACPSNAIELKMNGDQSRLVWQFDCGRCIFCGRCDEVCPTGAVRLSDSFELAVKFDKSALIQRGELEMQTCKCCGKPFTPKRLINFTLEKLGTANLLPGRLEEAKEYLFICPECKKNQSAERLTKGVEEAIK; from the coding sequence ATGATGAAGTTATTTGACATCACAGAAAAATATGGAAAGGCGACATACGCCTATCCATTTGAGCCATATATTGTGCCTGAGAATTTCCGCGGTCAGCCAGACTATACATACGATCTTTGTATAGGTTGTGCAGCCTGCGGTGTTGCTTGTCCTAGTAATGCTATCGAGCTAAAGATGAATGGTGATCAGTCAAGACTTGTTTGGCAATTTGACTGCGGTCGCTGCATATTCTGCGGTCGCTGCGATGAGGTTTGCCCAACAGGAGCTGTTCGCCTAAGCGATAGCTTCGAGCTTGCGGTTAAATTTGACAAGAGCGCTCTTATCCAAAGGGGCGAGCTTGAGATGCAAACATGCAAATGCTGCGGCAAGCCATTTACGCCAAAAAGGCTTATAAATTTCACCCTTGAAAAGCTTGGCACAGCAAATTTACTCCCAGGCAGACTTGAAGAGGCAAAAGAGTATCTTTTCATCTGCCCAGAGTGCAAGAAAAATCAATCTGCTGAGAGGCTAACAAAAGGCGTTGAGGAGGCTATAAAATGA
- a CDS encoding NADH-quinone oxidoreductase subunit B family protein, with the protein MSLYQVPEDIKTANDLTAKLEHLKNIKRSFSVYRIDCGSCNGCEIEIFAAITPMWDPERFGFKLVANPRHADILICSGPVTRQMYYPLLRAYEAAPDPKIVVAFGACGSTGGIFHDAYSVWGGIDKIIPVDVYIPGCPPHPASVIYGLGMALGIIDQKLHKKSYENDSTTPPPVKKSVMGDILFERDLHAESKRLMSYIFGRTLFEKYMDAIKASSDIHNPELAREAVIAAIKKEDDPRYAECMALLHNDVYLKYAKAGKNFAIDVDSEVWSKR; encoded by the coding sequence ATGAGTCTATATCAAGTCCCAGAGGACATAAAAACAGCAAATGACCTAACTGCAAAGCTAGAGCATTTAAAAAATATCAAAAGAAGCTTTAGTGTTTATAGGATCGACTGCGGAAGCTGCAATGGTTGCGAGATCGAAATTTTCGCTGCTATTACGCCGATGTGGGACCCTGAGCGCTTTGGATTTAAACTTGTAGCAAACCCAAGACACGCTGATATCTTGATCTGCTCAGGTCCAGTCACAAGACAGATGTACTACCCACTACTTCGTGCTTATGAAGCAGCTCCAGATCCTAAGATCGTAGTTGCTTTTGGTGCTTGTGGAAGTACTGGTGGAATTTTCCATGACGCTTATAGTGTTTGGGGCGGTATAGATAAGATCATACCAGTTGATGTCTATATCCCAGGCTGCCCTCCACACCCAGCAAGTGTTATTTATGGTCTAGGTATGGCTCTTGGCATCATTGATCAAAAGCTACACAAAAAAAGCTATGAAAATGATAGCACTACGCCTCCTCCAGTTAAAAAGTCAGTAATGGGCGATATCTTGTTTGAACGTGACTTGCATGCTGAAAGTAAAAGACTGATGAGCTATATCTTTGGTAGAACACTATTTGAAAAATATATGGACGCTATCAAAGCCTCAAGCGATATCCACAACCCAGAGCTTGCACGTGAAGCGGTTATAGCAGCTATCAAAAAAGAAGATGATCCTAGATATGCTGAGTGCATGGCACTTTTACACAACGATGTCTATCTAAAATATGCAAAAGCTGGTAAAAATTTTGCGATTGATGTTGATAGTGAGGTTTGGAGTAAAAGATGA
- a CDS encoding formate hydrogenlyase maturation HycH family protein: MIQVYKLTKRHMDDNEKLPRELKEIKIFSTCVGHGVGTIDFSEKILELSDEEFDEMIKNSGEYVKFKIGNLSKYFEVEIFAEHIARLLPQLCECKLKEILANLKEGYIVLRKDF; encoded by the coding sequence ATGATACAAGTTTATAAGCTTACAAAAAGGCATATGGACGACAACGAAAAGCTTCCACGCGAGCTAAAGGAGATAAAAATTTTCTCCACTTGCGTGGGACACGGCGTTGGTACGATTGACTTTAGCGAGAAGATCTTAGAGCTAAGCGATGAGGAATTTGATGAGATGATCAAAAACTCAGGCGAATATGTGAAATTTAAGATCGGAAATTTAAGCAAGTATTTTGAAGTTGAAATTTTTGCTGAGCATATCGCTAGACTCTTGCCACAGCTTTGTGAGTGTAAGCTTAAAGAAATTTTGGCAAATTTAAAAGAGGGATATATCGTGCTTAGGAAGGACTTTTGA
- a CDS encoding hydrogenase 3 maturation endopeptidase HyCI codes for MKKAILCIGNPMRGDDDVGNEVGRIVETELKEWKVFFGQDVPENEFSAIREFAPDILIVVDAMSGFDEDKIEFFDLSDDRDYIYSTHNLPTPVLLSYLRKICPKTLFLGISVLLENVLDFEEGLSEQAKKSARKAFLRIVEIDKNLVG; via the coding sequence ATGAAAAAGGCCATCCTTTGCATCGGTAATCCTATGCGTGGCGACGATGATGTTGGCAATGAAGTCGGCCGCATCGTAGAAACTGAGCTAAAAGAGTGGAAGGTCTTTTTTGGGCAAGATGTGCCTGAGAATGAATTTTCAGCTATTAGAGAATTTGCGCCTGACATTTTGATAGTAGTCGATGCGATGAGCGGCTTTGATGAGGACAAGATAGAGTTTTTTGATCTAAGTGATGATAGAGACTACATCTACTCAACCCACAACCTCCCAACGCCAGTGCTTTTAAGCTATTTGCGTAAAATTTGTCCAAAGACGCTTTTTCTTGGCATTAGTGTCTTGCTTGAAAATGTCCTTGATTTTGAGGAGGGGCTAAGCGAGCAGGCTAAAAAAAGTGCCAGAAAAGCTTTTTTAAGAATTGTAGAGATTGATAAAAATTTAGTTGGTTAA
- a CDS encoding formate/nitrite transporter family protein: MLNPAETAQAVSSSMEHKAHTPLVSIIFLAIMAGAAIAMGDIFWAHSTVGMAEKQSIGLSNFIGGITFSCGLMMVVFYGGHLFTSSVLSGVSAYDGKLPLGKTISYWVIVWIFNFVGGALIAYMYYYSGLPLKYDGYILQHFVPAAIGKITAPFHELFLRGIFCNVFVCMSIWTATSESNLSGKFFAIMWMIGAFVACSMEHCVANMFIITEAIISKAHYIAASGGDINAAAALLHTTADKLDVINWTNFLSKNLLPVTLGNICGGLFFVGLVGFMANKFDMKKKA; encoded by the coding sequence ATGTTAAATCCGGCAGAAACCGCTCAAGCGGTGTCAAGTTCTATGGAGCATAAAGCTCATACGCCACTTGTAAGCATTATTTTCCTTGCTATCATGGCTGGAGCTGCTATTGCAATGGGTGATATTTTTTGGGCTCACTCAACAGTTGGTATGGCTGAAAAACAGTCTATCGGTCTTTCAAACTTCATCGGTGGTATCACATTTAGCTGCGGCCTCATGATGGTTGTATTTTATGGTGGTCACCTATTTACTAGCTCTGTTTTAAGCGGTGTTAGTGCATATGATGGCAAATTACCACTTGGCAAAACCATAAGCTATTGGGTGATTGTTTGGATATTTAACTTCGTTGGTGGCGCATTGATCGCTTATATGTACTACTACTCTGGTTTGCCACTAAAATACGACGGCTACATCTTGCAACACTTCGTACCAGCAGCTATTGGCAAGATCACAGCACCATTTCATGAGCTATTTCTTCGTGGTATCTTTTGTAACGTCTTTGTTTGTATGTCTATCTGGACTGCGACAAGCGAGAGCAACCTATCTGGTAAATTCTTTGCCATTATGTGGATGATCGGCGCATTCGTTGCTTGCTCAATGGAACACTGCGTTGCAAATATGTTCATCATCACTGAAGCTATCATCTCTAAAGCTCACTATATAGCAGCAAGCGGTGGCGATATCAACGCTGCAGCAGCTTTACTCCACACTACAGCTGATAAACTAGATGTCATCAATTGGACAAATTTCTTAAGCAAAAACTTGCTTCCAGTTACACTTGGCAACATTTGTGGTGGTCTTTTCTTTGTTGGTCTTGTTGGCTTCATGGCTAATAAATTTGATATGAAGAAAAAAGCTTAA